CGGGCCTGGCGCAAGGACCGCAGCGCCGCCTCGTCGGTGCCGGCCTACGTGGTGTTCAGCGATGCCACGCTGCTCGCCATCGCCGAGCGCCGGCCGGCCGACGGCGCCGCGCTGCTGGCCATCCCCGGCATCGGCCGGACCAAGCTCGACACCTACGGCAGCGAGGTCCTCGGCATCATCTCCGCGTCCTGAGTCCGATGCCTCCGGGTCCGCCGACCCGGTACGGCGTCGCGCGGCACGTGCCCGGCCGGAACGCGGGGTCAACGGTGCCGGATCTGTCCCGGATCGCGGCGCCCGCGAAACCCGTTGGCAGTACGCCGGTGTCAGAAGATCAGGAAAAGTTCGGGAAATCCTGGTAATTCGGTTGCGCGCCTCCGCGCGGGCGAACTACTCTCACACACGTTCCAGAAACAGCCCGGCAACACTGCCGGAGCCTCCCCGGACGGGCAGGCAGCGAGAGCGAAGGAGGTGCCACGGTGATGATGATCAGCATAACGCCGATGATCGACGATCTGGGCACCCCGCGCGCTGCCGGTTTCCTGGGCACCGCTGTGTCTCCGATCGTCGTCGGTGCGCGCCTGCGCCACCTCGACAAGATCGAGGCCGCCGGCGCCGGCAACCAGCCCCGTTGGTCCGGGGAGAACTCTGTGAGGTAGCACCTCCGAGTATCTCTTCCCGGCCGCGGGTCTCTTCAGCAGAGACACCGCGGCTTCGGCGTTCCCGGACCACACGACCACCCGATTCGAGCGGGTCCGTCGCAGGAACCCCGCACATCCACCCGAAGAGATCACACACACGGAGGTGACAACCCGTGATCGCACTGACCGACAGCCCTCAGGTGATCGAGGAGATCATCGGCGACCCGCAGTTCGCCAGAGAGCTGCCCTGCCACACCGGGGACCCGGACCTGTTCTTCGCCGAGCGGCCCGAGGACCTGGAGAAGGCCAAGGTGCTCTGCGCCGATTGTCCGCTGCGTGCAGCATGTCTCGCGGCGGCCCTCGAGCGGAGCGAGCCCTGGGGCGTATGGGGCGGCGAGATCTTCGACCACGGCGTGGTGATCGCCCGGAAGCGGCCCAGGGGCCGGCCCCGGAAGGTCGCCGCGTGAACCGCGACAACCGGCGCATCGTCCGGCAGCTGGACCGCACTCCACCGGCGGGCAGGAACGGCCTGCACGCCAACAACTCTCCGCGCATCGAGCGCAACCCACGACACAGGAGCATCGAGATGTCACTCATGTTGGAAGAACTGGCACGTGACCGAATGCGTCAGGTGCAGCGCGACGTCGAGCAGGCCCGGACGGCCCGCCGGCATCGTCGGCAGCGCTCCGCGCGCTGAGCACCCACCCGGCAGCACCGCCGCGGCAGCGGACAGAACCGTTGCAGCGCACTGCATGTCAGGTCCGGAAGGCGCACCAAGAGGTGCGCCGTCCGGACCGGGCGGCGGTGATCCGGAAGATCCCGACGAGCACAGCACCAGCACCGTTCACCCACACACCGAACAGCACGACGACCGGACCCGGCGGGGAGACCGCAGGGCCCGGTCGTCGTGCTGTTCGCGATCCGGAATTCGCCGGACCACCACGCCGTCCGCACTCCGCCTGACACCGTCGCGGGTACCTCGCCGACGTCGCTGCTGCCGGGGCCTGTCCCGGCCCGATCGTCGACCAGGTTCGCCGGCCCTCATCAGCCCGGCCCTCATCAGCCCGGCCCTCTCAGCCCGGCACTTCTCCGGCCTTGGCCCGTCCCGGCGCGGTCACCGCCCCGGCCGGCCTTTCGGTCCTATCCTGCTGTCGTGGAACGGGTTCCGGAGGACACGGTCACTTGCACGATGTGCGGCACCGTCGCCGCGGCGACCCCGTTGGACTGGGTGAGCGAGCGCGGGCCGCGCGGCCTCACCTGGGTGTGCGCCGTCTGCGCCCGCACCCATCTGCGGGCGATCGAGGCCAAACTCGACCAGGAGTGGTGGTGACCCGCCCGGGAGCGGTCAGCCGTCGTCGCCGAAGCCGGGCTGCCAGCGGGACACGATGTCGCGGAACGGCGCGGTCGCGTCCAGCTGGCAGAGCACGCCGATCGACCCGAAGGTCACCCGGTGGATCATCAGGTAGGACGGCGGCAGGTTCAGGTGCCGGGCGAGCTGCACGTCCTTGCTGCTCAGATCCGTCATCCGGGCCGCCCGCTCCTGCATCCAGGCACGGGTGAAGTGGAAGGTCTCGTGCCGCAACGGTTCCGCGAACGGGGCCAGGTACTCGATCAGGTGCTCCGGATCCGGGTCGAAGCCGGCGGGGATGAACCCCTCCGCGCGCAGACCTTCCACGAACTCGTCGGTGCGGCCGTCCAGCGCGAGGCGTGACATCCGCCCGATGATCGGCGGCGACCCGTTCGGCAGCCGCGCCACCGAGCCGAAGTCGATGGTGGCGAGCCGCCCGTCGGCGGTCAGCAGGTAGTTGCCGGGGTGCGGGTCGGAGTGCAGCAGCCCCACCCGCTGCGGCGCCGAGAAGTGCAGTTCGGTGAGCAGCCGACCGGCCAGGTCGCGCTCCGCGACCGTGCCCTCGCGGATGATGCCGAGCATCCCGGTGCCCTCCACCCACTCGGACACCACCACCTTGGGAGCGCTGGCCAACACCCTCGGCACCAGGATCTCCGGGTCCCCGGCATAGGCCTTGGCGAAGGCGCGCTGGTTCGCGGCCTCCGCGGTGTAGTCCAGCTCCTCCAGCACCCGTTCCCGCAGTTCGGCGAGCAGCGGCCGCACCTCGACGCCGGGCAGCATCAACCCCAGCAGCGGGGCCACCCGGTTGAGCTGGTTCATGTCGGCCCGCAGGGCGTCGCCGGCTCCCGGGTACTGGATCTTCACCGCGACGTCGCGGCCGTCGTGCCACACCGCCCGGTGCACCTGGCCGATGCTCGCCGCCGCCGCGGCCTCGTCGTCGAAACTGTCGAACCGTTCCCGCCATGCACCGCCCAGCTGCTCGGCCAGCACCCGGTGCACGGTGGCGGTCGGCATCGGCGGCGCCGCGTTCTGCAGCCGGGACAGCGCCTCCCGGTACGGCGCGGCGTGTTCCTCGGGAATCGCGGCCTCGTAGACCGACAGCGCCTGGCCGAACTTCATGGCACCGCCCTTGAGCGTGCCCAGCACGTCGAACACCTGCTCCGCGGTGCGGCGCTGCATCTCGGCGGTGATCTCCTCGCGGTCCTTGCCGATCAGCCGCTGTCCCCAGCCCTGGGCGACCCGCCCCGCCGCCGACAGCGGCAGGCCGGCCAGCCGGGCGGTGCGCCCCAGTGCGCCGCGGGGGATGTCGGACATGACCCCATTGTTCCTCACGACGATCTTCGGCCGGTGGCATTAACGGTTCTTCGGTGGTCGCGGGCGGTCTGCAGTGGATTCGTGAGGGGTGTGCAGTGGTCCTCGGTGACTTTCGGACGCCGACGGCCGGACCGCGCCGGCGTTCAGACCCGCCGGCAGTCGCAGTCCGGATGCCGGGACCAGCTGCGTCGCCGCGGCCGGGCCGGCTCCGGTGTCCAGTCGAGGGTGCCGTCGAGGGTCGCCGGCGCCTGCAGGCCGTCGATGTGGCCGAGTACCTCGACCAGCGCGAGCAGCACCGCGGCCTGCATGACGGTGGCAGGGGAGAGGGCCGCGGTCTCCCGCATCCCGGCCTCGACAGCCGGCCACCCGGGGTCCAGGGCCGAACGGTGCCGCAGCACGCAGAGCGCACAGACGCTGCGGCCGGGCAGGGTGAGCGGGCCGACGGTGCACCCGTCGACCCCGGTCAGCAGATGCAGGTGCGCGATGCCCCCGGACAGCAGGGACATCACCGTCCACGGTGCGGCCGGCGCGGTGCCGGTCAGTACGACCAGATCGGTCCGGGAGTCCGCGGCCACCGGGACCGGCGCGGCTGACACCGCCGACGGGCGGGCCGGTCGGCGCTGGGCGGAGGAGCGGTCGGTCGAGGTGTCCACCACGGTCTGCGGGTCCCGGAGCACCGCGGCGACAGCAGCCTCGGCGTCCTCCACCGGATCGGCAGGTCGCACGGCGACCCGCCGGGTCGCGGGCCCGGGATGCGCGGCCGTGTCGACCCGCCCGATCCCGGCGGTGGTCAACGCGGCGGCGAGGTGGTGTGCGACGTCGCCGCCGCCGACCACCCGCACCACGGCGTCCGCCCGGGCCAGCAGGGTGCGCCGGGCCACGGCCGGACCGTGCCGGTGCTCGAGGGCGGTGCGTTCGGACCATCCGCCGGCGGGTGTCGGGCCGGTACCCCGGGCGGCCAGCGGCACCACCAGTCCGCGGGCAACCAGTTCGGTCAGCAGCGGGGACCACACCCCCGGGTCCGCGCCGTGCCGGTGCAGCACCTCGGCAACGGTGGCGGTCCCGTCGAGGTCGCGCAGCAGGTCGACGCTGCAGGCCGGGGCCTGGTGCAGGATCACCGGACCCGGGCCCCCCGGGCCGTCGTGTGCGGTGCCGATCTGCACGGCGTCGGCCGAACGGCGCACCACCCGCACCCCCAGCAGCACCATCAACCGGCCGCCCGGATCGATGGTCGCCTGCACCTGATCCCGCCCACCCCGCACGGTCCACCCCCTGGACGACGTCCTGTCGCAGGTAAGGGTGTCAGGTCTGCGGCCGGCGCCGCGGAGTTGTCCACAGGGCGCCGGCCGCGCGGGCCTTTCGGATCAGGCCTTGCCCAGGATCCGGTTCATCTTGGTGCCGCAGACGGGGCAGGTGCCCTTCGCCATCCGGCGGCCGTTCGTCTCGTGGACCTCGCCTTCGAAGTCCCGCTTCTCCTTGCACTTCACGCAGTAGCCGTTGTAGGTCTCGGCCATCGTCGGAGCCTCCTGTCCCGCTCCCGGCAGGTCCGGGGCTGTGGTGCCGGGCTTCGGCGCCCGGCCGATTCACCGTACCCGGCGCCTCTGGAGCACGGCGGGCGGCGGTGCGGGACATGCCGGGCGGTGCCACCTGCGGCGGGTGCAGAATCGCGCCATGACCTATGTGGCCTCCGCGCAGCGTTACGACGACATGCCCTACCGACGGGTGGGCCGCAGCGGCCTGCACCTGCCGACGATCTCCCTCGGCCTCTGGCACAACTTCGGCGACGTCGACGACTTCGACCGGCAGCGGGCGGTGCTGCGCCGGGCGTTCGACCTCGGCGTCACGCACTTCGACCTGGCGAACAACTACGGCCCGCCCTACGGCTCGGCGGAGACCAACTTCGGCCGGCACCTGCGGGACGACTTCCGGCCCTACCGCGATGAGCTGGTGATCTCCAGCAAGGCCGGGTACGACATGTGGCCGGGCCCCTACGGCAACTTCGGCTCCCGCAAGTACCTGCTCGCCTCCCTCGACCAGTCGCTGGAGCGGATGGGGCTGGACTACGTCGACATCTTCTACTCGCACCGGGCCGACCCGGACACCCCGCTGGAGGAGACGATGGGTGCCCTGCACACCGCCGTCACCTCGGGAAGGGCGCTGTACGCAGGGATCTCGTCCTACTCGCCGGAGCGCACCCGGCAGGCCGCCGCGATCCTCGCCGACCTCGGCACGCCGCTGCTGATCCACCAGCCGTCGTACTCGATGCTCAACCGCTGGATCGAGGAGGACCTGCTGGACACCCTCGGGGACCTGGGTGTCGGCTGCATCGCGTTCTCGCCGCTCGCGCAGGGCATGCTCACCGGCAAGTACCTCAACGGGATCCCCGAGGGCTCCCGGGCCTCGAAGGGATCGTCGCTGTCGCCGGATCTGCTCACCGATGCGGCGATCGGGCACATCCGGTCGCTGAACGAGCTGGCTCAGGGCCGCGGGCAGTCGCTGGCGCAGCTGGCGCTGTCGTGGGCGGCGCGGGACGAGCGGATGAGCTCGGTGCTGATCGGTGCCTCGTCGGTGGCCCAGCTCGAGGACTCCCTCGCGGCGCTGCAGGGGCCGACGCTCACCGATGACGAGCTGTCGGCGATCGACGGACATGCGGTGGAGGCCGGGATCAACCTCTGGTCGAAGTCCAGCGCAGTGTGAGACGACAGCTGCCGCACCCGGATCGACCGGGTGCGGCAGCTGTGCGGATCGTGCGCTGTGCGGATCGTGCGGTGCGTGGATCAGAGTGTGCGCGGCGGGTCCCCGGCGTCGCCCTTGTCGTCCCCGGACGCCGCCGGCCCGTCGTCGTCGGGCAGCGACTCGACGTCCTCGAGCCCGGCGAGCAGGGCGCTGAACTCCTTGTCCCGCTCGACGAATCCGGTCGGATCGTCCAGGTCCTTGGCGGTCGGCAGCAGGTCCGGCGATCCCCAGAGGGCGTCCCGGCCGTCGGCGCCGCGGGACGCGGTGAGCGCGCTCCACAGCTCGGCGGCGGCGCGCAGCCGCCGCGGCCGCAGTTCCAGGCCGATCAGGGTGGCGAAGGTCTGCTCCGCCGGACCGCCGGTCGCCCGGCGCCGGCGCAGGGTCTCCTGCAGCGCACCCGCCCCCGGCAGCCGGTTGCCGACCGCCTCGGCGACGACCGTGTCCACCCAGCCCTCGACGAGGGCGAGCAGGGTCTCCAGCTCGGCCAGCGTGGCCTGCTGGCCCGGGGTGATCTTCGGCTCGAACATGCCCTTGCCGAGCGCGGACTCGATGCCGGCCAGGTTCGACGGGTCCAGCGATCCGGCGAGCTCCTCGAACGCGGAGAAGTCGACCTCGATGCCCTTGGCGTAGCCGGCGACCAGGTCGAGCACCCGCTGCCGCAGCCACGGCACCCCGGCGTAGAGCCGGTGGTGCGCCGCTTCCCGGGCGGCCAGGAACAGCCGGACCTGGTCGTCGGGCAGCGACAGCCCGGACGCGAACTCGTTGATGGCGACCGGCAGCAGCGCGGCGGTGCCCTCCGGCCCGAGCGGCAGGCCGACGTCGGTGGAGGTGAGGACCTCGACGGCGAGCTGGGCCAGGCCCTGGCCGAGCTGGCTGCCGAAGGCCATGCCGCCCATCGATCCCATCATCGCCAGCAACGGACCGGCCTGCTGCCGCGCCTCCTCCGGGAGGCCGTCGACCCAGGCGGTGGACACCCGCTCGGCGATGGGGGAGCAGAGCTTCTCCCACAACGGCATGGTGGCGTCGATCCACTGCTTCGCCGTCCAGGCCGTGGCGGTGCGGGCACCGGCCGGGAACGTGGTGGCGTCCTGCAGCCAGACCTCGGCCAGCGCGACCGCGTCGCGCACCTGCTGGACGTCGACCGAGGACGCCGGGTGCGTGGCTGGGACCTGGGAGGTCGCGAGCTTGCGGGCGAGGTCGTAGTTGACCGGGCCGGCGGAGGGCTGGGCGCTGGACATCATCTGTCCGAGCTGCGAGAGCATCGACCCGAGCTGGGACAGGTCGAACCCGCCCGGCAGGCCCCCGGGACCCTGGCCCTGGCCGGGGCGTTCCGGCTCGTCGTCGCCGGGCTTGGAGAAACCGAAGGGCAGGTTGGTCATGTCGTCCACGGTACTGACCGAGTCGGTGCAGAGCATGAGGGACAACCCTGAAGTTGATCGCCGTCAGCTGAACCCTGTGCGGGTCCGTGCCCGGCCCCGGCGCACCGCGGGTCGACAGGAGCCGTACACCGGATGCCCTAATCTCGCCGCATGAACTGGTTCCTGTCCCGGTCGCTGCGTGCCCGCACGCTGATCGTGGGCTCGGTCCTCGGTGCGGCACTGATCGCGGTCGGTTTCACGGTGCCGCTCCCGTACGTCGCCCTCGGCCCCGGTGTCACCTACAACACGTTGGACGACGTCGACGGCACGGAGGTCATCGGCTTCTCCGGTGACGACATCCCGGCCTCGGTGCAGGAGAACAGCGCGACCGGTCACCTCAACATGACCACCATCTCCATCTACGACCACCAGACGCTGTTCTCCGCGCTGGGACTATGGGCGCAGGGCGACTTCTCGCTGGTGCCGCGGGAGGAGGTCTACCCGCCGGACAAGACCGTCGAGCAGGTCAACCAGGAGAACGCGGCGCTGTTCTCCGACTCGCAGTCCAGTGCCGAGATCGCTGCGCTGCGCTACCTGAAGTACCCGAACGTCGTCTACGTGGGCACCATCCCGGACGACTCGCCGAGCGCGAAGGTGCTCGAGCCGCAGGACCAGATCACCGCGATCGACGGGACGGCGGTCAGTGACTTCGCCTCGCTGCGGACCGCTCTCGCCGACACCACACCCGGCCAGACGGTGACGGTCACGGTGCTGCGCGACGGCGCCGAGCAGGACGAGAAGGTCGTGCTTCAGGCTGCCGCCGACCCGGCGACCTCCGGCAGCCAGGGATTCCTGGGCATCGGCGCGGTCGAACGGCCGAAGGCACCGTTCTCCATCAGCATCTCGCTGGCCAACATCGGCGGCCCGTCGGCCGGACTGATGTTCACCCTCGGGATCATCGACAAGCTGACCCCGGGCGACCTGACCAGCGGCCACTTCATCGCCGGGACCGGGACGATGGAGGTCGACGACGACAAGGGCACCGTCGGTGCGATCGGCGGCATCCTGATGAAGCAGGTCGCGGCCCGCGACGCCGGCGCGACGATCTTCCTCGTCCCCGAGGCCAACTGCGCCGAGGCGCTGACCCGGGTGCCGGACGGCCTGCAGTTGGTCAAGGTCGCCACGCTGGACGACGCGATGAACGCCCTGAAGACCATCGCCGACGGCGGCACCCCGCCCGGCTGCTGACCCCGGACCTCAGTCCTGGAAGGTCGCCTGCAGCGCGACCAGCAGGTTCGGCGCCAGGTCGGCGCCGCGCAGCGGCTCCGCGCCCGGCTCGCCGTCGGCGGACCGGACCCGCAGCAGGCAGGCTCCGCCTGGCATCCCGCGCAGCACCCCCGCCACCAACCGGGCCTCCTGCCGGTCGGGGTGCCCGGCCGCGGCGGCGGCATCGAGCGGCTCGTCCTGGTCGGCGACCGCGGACGGCGGCAGCACCACGATCTCCTGCACCAGCACGCAGCCGGAGACCTCCGGCGGCCAGGACACCCGGGAGAGCGCGACCGCGAGATCGCCGTCGGGGGCGTCCAGCGGGTCCTGGGCCACCGCGGTGAAGGCGGTGTCGCCGAGCCCGGCGGCGAGCTCCGGCTTCGCGGCGATCAGGTCGGCACTGGCCACCAGCGCGAACAGCTGTGGTGCCGCGTCCCAGCCGGCACTCGCCACGAACTCCTCGACCTCGGCGACCGCGGTGGCCAGGTCCGGATCCTCCCACCACTCGGGCCCGGGCTGCGGGGTGTCGCGGTCGGGGTCGGGATCGGCCATGCGGCGATCCTGTCACGCGCCGCCCGCACGTCCGCTGCTGTGCCCGGGGTGGGTGTCTCGTTGGTGTCAGCGGCGTCGGCTCACGGGGAACCCAGCACGCCCCCTTACAGTTGATCGATCAGGGTCCGCCGTGACCCTGTGATCGTGCTGGGTCCGGCGTGAGACGGACCTGCGCGGTGTGGTCGCCGGTCATCGGCGGCAGGCAAGCCCCAGGGCCGGTGCGCACCGGTCCGGCAACGACAGGAGCACGTCAGTGGCCCAGCGGCCCCCCATCGGTATGC
This region of Nakamurella alba genomic DNA includes:
- a CDS encoding WhiB family transcriptional regulator, with product MTDSPQVIEEIIGDPQFARELPCHTGDPDLFFAERPEDLEKAKVLCADCPLRAACLAAALERSEPWGVWGGEIFDHGVVIARKRPRGRPRKVAA
- a CDS encoding ABC1 kinase family protein, yielding MSDIPRGALGRTARLAGLPLSAAGRVAQGWGQRLIGKDREEITAEMQRRTAEQVFDVLGTLKGGAMKFGQALSVYEAAIPEEHAAPYREALSRLQNAAPPMPTATVHRVLAEQLGGAWRERFDSFDDEAAAAASIGQVHRAVWHDGRDVAVKIQYPGAGDALRADMNQLNRVAPLLGLMLPGVEVRPLLAELRERVLEELDYTAEAANQRAFAKAYAGDPEILVPRVLASAPKVVVSEWVEGTGMLGIIREGTVAERDLAGRLLTELHFSAPQRVGLLHSDPHPGNYLLTADGRLATIDFGSVARLPNGSPPIIGRMSRLALDGRTDEFVEGLRAEGFIPAGFDPDPEHLIEYLAPFAEPLRHETFHFTRAWMQERAARMTDLSSKDVQLARHLNLPPSYLMIHRVTFGSIGVLCQLDATAPFRDIVSRWQPGFGDDG
- a CDS encoding DUF5679 domain-containing protein, with protein sequence MAETYNGYCVKCKEKRDFEGEVHETNGRRMAKGTCPVCGTKMNRILGKA
- the mgrA gene encoding L-glyceraldehyde 3-phosphate reductase; translated protein: MTYVASAQRYDDMPYRRVGRSGLHLPTISLGLWHNFGDVDDFDRQRAVLRRAFDLGVTHFDLANNYGPPYGSAETNFGRHLRDDFRPYRDELVISSKAGYDMWPGPYGNFGSRKYLLASLDQSLERMGLDYVDIFYSHRADPDTPLEETMGALHTAVTSGRALYAGISSYSPERTRQAAAILADLGTPLLIHQPSYSMLNRWIEEDLLDTLGDLGVGCIAFSPLAQGMLTGKYLNGIPEGSRASKGSSLSPDLLTDAAIGHIRSLNELAQGRGQSLAQLALSWAARDERMSSVLIGASSVAQLEDSLAALQGPTLTDDELSAIDGHAVEAGINLWSKSSAV
- a CDS encoding zinc-dependent metalloprotease, with the translated sequence MTNLPFGFSKPGDDEPERPGQGQGPGGLPGGFDLSQLGSMLSQLGQMMSSAQPSAGPVNYDLARKLATSQVPATHPASSVDVQQVRDAVALAEVWLQDATTFPAGARTATAWTAKQWIDATMPLWEKLCSPIAERVSTAWVDGLPEEARQQAGPLLAMMGSMGGMAFGSQLGQGLAQLAVEVLTSTDVGLPLGPEGTAALLPVAINEFASGLSLPDDQVRLFLAAREAAHHRLYAGVPWLRQRVLDLVAGYAKGIEVDFSAFEELAGSLDPSNLAGIESALGKGMFEPKITPGQQATLAELETLLALVEGWVDTVVAEAVGNRLPGAGALQETLRRRRATGGPAEQTFATLIGLELRPRRLRAAAELWSALTASRGADGRDALWGSPDLLPTAKDLDDPTGFVERDKEFSALLAGLEDVESLPDDDGPAASGDDKGDAGDPPRTL
- a CDS encoding YlbL family protein, with product MNWFLSRSLRARTLIVGSVLGAALIAVGFTVPLPYVALGPGVTYNTLDDVDGTEVIGFSGDDIPASVQENSATGHLNMTTISIYDHQTLFSALGLWAQGDFSLVPREEVYPPDKTVEQVNQENAALFSDSQSSAEIAALRYLKYPNVVYVGTIPDDSPSAKVLEPQDQITAIDGTAVSDFASLRTALADTTPGQTVTVTVLRDGAEQDEKVVLQAAADPATSGSQGFLGIGAVERPKAPFSISISLANIGGPSAGLMFTLGIIDKLTPGDLTSGHFIAGTGTMEVDDDKGTVGAIGGILMKQVAARDAGATIFLVPEANCAEALTRVPDGLQLVKVATLDDAMNALKTIADGGTPPGC
- a CDS encoding PPA1309 family protein; this encodes MADPDPDRDTPQPGPEWWEDPDLATAVAEVEEFVASAGWDAAPQLFALVASADLIAAKPELAAGLGDTAFTAVAQDPLDAPDGDLAVALSRVSWPPEVSGCVLVQEIVVLPPSAVADQDEPLDAAAAAGHPDRQEARLVAGVLRGMPGGACLLRVRSADGEPGAEPLRGADLAPNLLVALQATFQD